Proteins from a genomic interval of Clostridium sp. M62/1:
- the pgsA gene encoding CDP-diacylglycerol--glycerol-3-phosphate 3-phosphatidyltransferase, whose translation MNLPNKLTVLRVIMIPFFVFFLLWEGGQNQTFRLISLAIFIVASLTDLLDGKIARKYNLVTNFGKFMDPLADKLLVCSALICLIELGELPAWMVIIIISREFIISGFRLVASDNGVVIAASYWGKFKTTFQMIAVVLLILDIPSLALLTTLCVWIALALTIISLVDYIVKNHKVLTEGSI comes from the coding sequence ATGAATCTGCCAAATAAATTAACTGTACTGCGTGTGATTATGATTCCGTTTTTTGTATTTTTCCTTCTGTGGGAAGGAGGGCAGAACCAGACCTTCCGCCTGATCTCCCTGGCTATTTTCATTGTGGCCAGCCTGACGGATCTTCTGGACGGAAAGATTGCGAGAAAATATAACCTGGTGACAAATTTTGGCAAATTTATGGATCCGCTGGCGGACAAGCTGTTAGTCTGCTCCGCCCTTATCTGCCTGATTGAGCTGGGAGAGCTCCCGGCCTGGATGGTCATTATCATTATCAGCCGCGAGTTTATCATCAGCGGCTTCCGTCTGGTGGCTTCCGACAACGGAGTGGTGATTGCGGCAAGCTACTGGGGCAAGTTTAAGACTACCTTCCAGATGATTGCGGTGGTGCTTCTGATTCTGGACATTCCGTCTCTCGCTCTGCTGACAACGCTCTGCGTGTGGATTGCCCTTGCGCTCACCATCATCTCTCTGGTGGACTACATTGTGAAGAACCATAAGGTTCTGACAGAAGGGAGCATATAA
- a CDS encoding competence/damage-inducible protein A produces MVVELVSVGTELLLGNIVNTNARYLSEKCAMLGLNVYYQTTVGDNEERLSEVIRTALNRSDIVVLNGGLGPTEDDLTKETCAKVMGLPLVKDAHTEERLKEYYRGRKKEELPDSNWKQALIPEGAVVFDNENGTAPGLVVEKDGKTAILLPGPPGELYPMVEKQLCPYLQNKNSDVILSQMIKICGYGESKVEEMILDLIDKQTNPTLATYAKLKEVHLRVTARAASEEEAKKLLKPVVKEIKKRFGDAVYTTDENETLQDAVVKLLKKHELTVTTAESCTGGLLAGTLVSVPGVSDVFKEGFVTYSNKAKRRHLDVSKSTLRKYGAVSAQTAKEMAKGGVFATDADVCVAITGLAGPDGATPEKPVGLVYIACYMNDKVQVEEFHFKGNRQKIREQSVVQALDLLRRSILAFS; encoded by the coding sequence ATGGTTGTAGAGCTGGTATCTGTGGGGACAGAACTGCTGCTGGGAAATATCGTGAATACTAATGCCAGGTATCTGTCCGAGAAATGCGCTATGCTGGGACTGAACGTCTACTATCAGACAACGGTAGGGGACAACGAGGAGCGCCTCTCCGAGGTCATCAGGACTGCCCTGAACCGCTCGGATATTGTGGTTTTAAATGGCGGCCTGGGACCTACCGAAGATGATCTGACGAAGGAGACCTGCGCAAAGGTGATGGGACTTCCCCTCGTGAAGGATGCGCACACGGAGGAGAGGCTAAAGGAGTATTACCGGGGAAGGAAAAAAGAGGAGCTGCCTGACAGCAACTGGAAGCAGGCCCTGATCCCCGAGGGGGCAGTGGTGTTTGACAATGAGAACGGCACGGCTCCCGGACTGGTAGTTGAAAAGGATGGAAAGACGGCAATTCTTCTGCCTGGCCCTCCGGGAGAGCTGTATCCGATGGTGGAAAAGCAGCTCTGTCCTTATCTTCAGAATAAGAACTCAGATGTGATCCTCTCTCAGATGATTAAAATCTGCGGCTACGGGGAGAGCAAGGTGGAGGAGATGATCCTCGACTTAATTGACAAGCAGACGAATCCCACTCTTGCGACGTATGCAAAGCTCAAGGAGGTTCATCTGAGGGTGACGGCCAGGGCTGCCTCTGAGGAGGAGGCGAAAAAGCTCCTGAAGCCGGTGGTGAAGGAGATTAAAAAGAGATTCGGCGATGCAGTCTACACGACAGATGAGAATGAGACACTTCAGGATGCGGTGGTAAAGCTTCTGAAGAAGCACGAGCTTACAGTGACCACCGCTGAGTCCTGTACAGGCGGTCTTCTGGCGGGAACTCTGGTAAGTGTGCCGGGCGTTTCCGACGTGTTCAAGGAGGGCTTTGTCACCTATTCCAATAAGGCCAAGAGAAGACACCTCGACGTCAGCAAGAGCACGCTCAGAAAGTATGGGGCGGTCAGCGCCCAGACGGCCAAGGAGATGGCCAAGGGAGGCGTATTTGCCACAGATGCGGACGTGTGCGTGGCCATAACGGGGCTTGCAGGGCCTGACGGGGCGACTCCGGAAAAGCCGGTGGGCCTTGTCTATATTGCCTGCTATATGAATGACAAGGTGCAGGTGGAGGAATTCCATTTTAAGGGCAACCGTCAGAAAATCAGGGAACAGTCGGTGGTACAGGCTCTGGATCTGCTGAGAAGATCGATTCTGGCGTTTTCCTAA
- a CDS encoding GerW family sporulation protein, protein MADNQFSSTVEALFKGMDSFVTTKTVVGEAVKIDDAIILPLVDVSCGMAAGAFNQSSKNNGAGGMSAKISPSAVLVIQNGVTKLVNVKHQDAVTKIIDMVPDFVNRFAGGPSQEAVKRAEKMASSFETGDESAEKQP, encoded by the coding sequence ATGGCAGATAATCAGTTTTCGTCCACCGTGGAGGCCCTGTTTAAGGGTATGGACAGTTTTGTAACTACAAAAACCGTAGTAGGCGAGGCAGTAAAGATCGATGATGCGATTATTCTGCCGTTAGTGGATGTGTCCTGTGGGATGGCTGCAGGAGCGTTTAATCAGTCGTCCAAAAATAACGGAGCAGGGGGAATGAGCGCAAAGATCAGCCCCAGCGCAGTTCTCGTGATACAGAACGGAGTGACTAAGCTGGTCAATGTAAAGCATCAGGATGCAGTCACGAAAATCATTGACATGGTTCCTGACTTTGTGAACCGCTTTGCGGGAGGACCGTCTCAGGAGGCAGTGAAGAGGGCAGAGAAGATGGCTTCCTCCTTCGAGACCGGGGATGAAAGTGCGGAGAAGCAGCCGTAG
- a CDS encoding alanine/glycine:cation symporter family protein, giving the protein MELFNKILLGTNDILTGYVLLVALVGGGIWFTIQTGFVQFREFGNGWRRVFGGLFKKKDKSAGGNNGISSFQALTTAIAAQVGTGNLAGAATAIAAGGPGAIFWMWVSAVLGMATIFCEATLAQVYRTTGPDGKPTGGPVYYIKAAFTGTFGKVLAGIFAVLITLALGLFGNAVQANSITDAFHTAFFSGVGSFTLFGQQIPYDKIIVGILLAIVAWMIFGGGISRIAQITEKLVPIMACFYLAGGLIIVLMNFQNIPYMFASIIEGAFNPRAVCGGAFGVAMKEAVKKGVARGLFSNEAGMGSTPNAHAQANVAHPCQQGQVAIVSVFIDTILVLNMTAFVIIGTKMLEPGSPAYVDGKLLDGIALTQTAFNSAFGSFGSIFIAICMLFFAFSTILGWYFFGETNVKYLFGEKAVKPYIAFVCLFIVLGSLMKVSTIWNMSDCFNSLMVVPNVIGLFALTGVVKKTYKDYRTNFLPNHPEDESR; this is encoded by the coding sequence ATGGAGTTATTTAACAAAATCCTTTTGGGTACAAACGACATACTGACAGGCTATGTCCTGTTGGTGGCACTGGTAGGCGGCGGAATCTGGTTTACCATCCAGACCGGCTTTGTTCAGTTCCGTGAGTTTGGAAACGGCTGGCGCAGAGTGTTCGGAGGCCTTTTCAAGAAGAAGGATAAAAGCGCAGGGGGAAACAACGGTATTTCTTCCTTCCAGGCTCTGACCACAGCGATTGCAGCTCAGGTAGGTACAGGAAATCTGGCCGGAGCAGCTACAGCGATTGCAGCCGGAGGTCCCGGCGCTATCTTCTGGATGTGGGTTTCTGCAGTTCTCGGTATGGCCACAATTTTCTGCGAGGCCACTCTTGCACAGGTATACAGAACTACAGGCCCTGACGGAAAGCCTACAGGCGGTCCGGTATACTACATCAAAGCAGCCTTTACAGGAACCTTTGGTAAAGTACTTGCCGGAATCTTTGCGGTTCTGATTACCCTGGCACTCGGACTGTTCGGAAATGCTGTTCAGGCGAATTCCATTACAGACGCTTTCCACACCGCATTTTTCTCAGGCGTAGGCAGCTTCACCTTATTTGGACAGCAGATCCCCTATGACAAGATTATTGTGGGAATTCTTCTTGCAATTGTTGCATGGATGATCTTCGGCGGCGGTATTTCACGTATCGCACAGATCACTGAGAAGCTGGTTCCGATTATGGCATGCTTCTACTTAGCAGGCGGACTGATCATCGTTCTCATGAACTTCCAGAATATTCCTTACATGTTTGCTTCCATTATTGAAGGCGCATTTAACCCGCGTGCAGTATGCGGCGGCGCTTTCGGTGTAGCCATGAAAGAGGCAGTGAAGAAGGGTGTTGCCAGAGGCCTTTTCTCCAACGAGGCCGGTATGGGTTCCACACCTAACGCACATGCACAGGCGAATGTTGCACATCCGTGTCAGCAGGGCCAGGTGGCAATCGTTTCCGTATTTATCGATACAATCCTTGTATTAAACATGACTGCATTCGTTATTATCGGAACAAAGATGCTGGAGCCAGGCTCCCCGGCATATGTGGACGGGAAGCTGTTGGATGGCATCGCACTGACACAGACTGCATTTAATTCTGCATTCGGTTCCTTCGGTTCCATCTTTATTGCTATCTGCATGCTGTTTTTCGCATTTTCCACAATCCTTGGATGGTATTTCTTCGGTGAAACGAATGTGAAGTACCTCTTTGGCGAGAAGGCGGTAAAGCCATACATTGCTTTTGTATGCCTGTTCATCGTTCTGGGATCCCTGATGAAGGTTTCAACTATCTGGAACATGTCCGACTGCTTCAACTCCCTGATGGTAGTGCCGAACGTGATCGGTCTGTTCGCTCTGACAGGAGTGGTTAAGAAGACTTACAAGGACTATAGAACCAACTTCCTGCCAAACCATCCTGAGGATGAGAGCAGGTAG
- the rpmB gene encoding 50S ribosomal protein L28: MAKCAICERAAHFGNAVSHSHRRSNKMWKANVKSVKVKVNGGAQKMYVCTSCLRSGLVERA; encoded by the coding sequence ATGGCTAAATGTGCAATCTGTGAAAGAGCTGCTCACTTTGGTAATGCAGTAAGTCATTCCCATAGAAGATCTAACAAAATGTGGAAAGCAAATGTTAAGTCTGTTAAAGTTAAAGTAAACGGCGGAGCTCAGAAGATGTATGTATGTACTTCTTGCTTAAGATCCGGTTTAGTTGAGAGAGCATAA
- a CDS encoding Asp23/Gls24 family envelope stress response protein translates to MKGHIDNRFGSIQIEPEVIALYAGTTAVECFGIVGMAAVSVKDGFARLLKRESLTKGINVAIRENVISIDFHVIVSYGVSILAVADNLMESVKYKVEDLTGMTVEQINVYVEGVRVID, encoded by the coding sequence ATGAAGGGACATATTGACAACAGATTTGGCTCGATTCAGATTGAACCGGAAGTGATCGCGCTGTATGCAGGTACAACGGCTGTAGAGTGCTTTGGTATTGTAGGAATGGCGGCTGTCAGCGTAAAGGACGGATTTGCAAGGCTTTTAAAAAGAGAGAGCCTGACTAAGGGCATCAATGTGGCAATCCGTGAAAATGTCATCAGCATTGATTTTCATGTAATTGTATCCTATGGTGTCAGCATTCTGGCTGTAGCGGACAATCTGATGGAGAGTGTGAAATATAAAGTAGAGGATCTGACCGGAATGACGGTAGAGCAGATCAACGTATACGTCGAGGGCGTGCGGGTGATTGACTGA
- a CDS encoding DAK2 domain-containing protein — translation MGMNYMDAEALKQAFLAGAEALEARKEWINELNVFPVPDGDTGTNMAMTILSAAREVAAIENPDMELLAKAISSGSLRGARGNSGVILSQLLRGFTREISACETIDTECLARAFRRGTETAYKAVMKPKEGTILTVARGMADRAQELAPQIDDILEFAGRVIEHGDYVLSQTPEMLPVLKQAGVVDSGGQGLMQLAKGCVDGLRGSVPLKDSFGDGSGEKSSVYGASEASYRERKPGASGTSEAPVQEESTIKFGYCTEFIINLEGEFGEAQEKDFKQYLESIGDSLVVVADEELVKVHVHTNDPGLAVQKGLSFGSLSRIKIDNMREEHEERLIRDAERLTKEQKEREEKEKTEPRRPAGFVAVCAGEGLTEIFRGIGADWVIEGGQTMNPSTEDIQKAVEQVNAENVYILPNNKNIILAAEQAAGLVSDRKAVVVPSKTVPQGITALINFAPDLPVKENLEIMGQEMGRVRTGQITYAVRNTSIDGKEIGEGDIIGLGDSGLLASGASVTQTALDTLEAMVDGESELITIYYGESVKQEDADTLLASAKERFGNCEIELHYGGQPVYYYIISVE, via the coding sequence GTGGGTATGAATTATATGGATGCCGAGGCCTTGAAACAGGCGTTTCTGGCAGGAGCAGAGGCGCTGGAGGCCAGGAAAGAATGGATCAATGAGCTGAATGTGTTTCCCGTGCCGGACGGTGATACAGGAACGAATATGGCAATGACGATTCTGTCGGCTGCCAGAGAGGTGGCAGCGATTGAGAACCCTGACATGGAGCTCCTGGCGAAGGCTATTTCATCCGGTTCCCTTCGGGGGGCCAGAGGAAATTCAGGGGTGATTCTGTCGCAGCTTTTGAGAGGATTTACCAGGGAAATCTCGGCCTGTGAGACCATTGACACAGAATGTCTTGCCAGAGCGTTCAGAAGGGGGACAGAAACGGCCTACAAGGCGGTTATGAAACCCAAGGAGGGAACGATTCTGACGGTGGCCAGAGGGATGGCCGACAGGGCGCAGGAGCTTGCGCCGCAGATTGACGATATCCTTGAGTTTGCCGGACGCGTCATCGAGCACGGAGATTACGTGCTGAGCCAGACGCCGGAGATGCTCCCGGTGCTGAAACAGGCGGGAGTAGTGGATTCCGGCGGCCAGGGGCTGATGCAGCTTGCCAAGGGATGTGTGGATGGCCTGAGGGGGAGCGTTCCTCTAAAGGACTCTTTCGGGGATGGTTCAGGAGAGAAGAGCAGTGTTTACGGGGCCTCAGAGGCCTCTTACAGGGAGAGAAAGCCGGGAGCTTCGGGAACTTCAGAAGCGCCTGTGCAGGAGGAATCCACCATCAAATTTGGCTACTGTACGGAGTTTATCATCAATCTGGAAGGTGAATTTGGAGAGGCACAGGAGAAAGATTTTAAACAGTATCTGGAATCCATCGGAGACTCTTTGGTGGTGGTGGCCGACGAGGAGCTGGTGAAGGTGCATGTGCACACGAACGATCCGGGACTGGCTGTCCAGAAGGGCCTCTCCTTTGGCTCCCTCTCGCGGATTAAGATTGACAATATGCGGGAAGAGCATGAGGAACGGCTGATCCGGGACGCAGAGCGCCTTACGAAGGAGCAGAAGGAGAGAGAAGAAAAGGAGAAGACTGAGCCCCGCCGGCCGGCGGGATTCGTCGCCGTCTGCGCCGGAGAAGGGCTGACTGAAATCTTCAGAGGCATCGGGGCTGATTGGGTGATTGAGGGAGGTCAGACCATGAATCCCAGCACGGAAGATATTCAGAAAGCTGTGGAACAGGTCAATGCGGAAAATGTCTACATTCTCCCCAACAACAAAAATATTATTCTGGCAGCGGAGCAGGCCGCAGGTCTTGTCTCTGACCGGAAGGCAGTGGTGGTTCCGTCGAAGACGGTTCCCCAGGGAATCACGGCTTTAATTAATTTTGCCCCGGATCTCCCTGTAAAGGAGAACCTGGAAATAATGGGACAGGAGATGGGCCGGGTCAGGACGGGACAGATTACCTATGCGGTGAGAAACACCTCCATCGACGGAAAAGAGATCGGCGAGGGGGATATTATAGGGCTTGGCGACAGCGGGCTTCTCGCCTCGGGCGCAAGTGTAACGCAGACGGCTCTTGACACGCTGGAGGCTATGGTGGACGGAGAATCTGAGCTTATCACCATCTACTACGGCGAGAGCGTAAAACAGGAGGATGCGGACACCCTGCTGGCATCTGCAAAGGAGCGGTTCGGGAACTGCGAGATAGAGCTTCATTACGGCGGTCAGCCCGTCTACTATTATATAATTTCTGTGGAATAG
- the recG gene encoding ATP-dependent DNA helicase RecG, producing the protein MDRQPLTAIKGVGEKTARLFSKLNVTNVEELLHYYPRAYDAFREPQPVKSLVPETTAAVEGVLTKTADVVRFSHLQVTMVHLRDETGTVQLNWYNMPFLRSTLKAGERFVFRGKVAKKRGKLVMEQPEIYRPAQYSALVHSMQPVYGQTKGLGNKTIAKAVAQALSERELERDYMPERLREKYELAEYNFALEHIHFPKDEAELLFSRKRLVFDEFFMFLLSVRLLKEKKADTKSLYVMEPRPEVQRLKDSLPYSLTKAQEKVLKEVYADLSGGQVMNRLVQGDVGSGKTIIAILALLQAAYNGYQGALMVPTEVLARQHLESMEELFAAHGIEKKAILLTGSMTAKEKRMAYQKIESHEADIIVGTHALIQEKVIYDKLALVITDEQHRFGVAQREMLGNKGTEPHVLVMSATPIPRTLAIIIYGDLDISIIDELPANRKPIKNCVVGTDYRKNAYRFIEREAAAGRQAYVICPMVEPSEMIEAENVVDYTKKLRENLPESVRVEYLHGKMKPKEKNLLMEQFAEGEIQVLVSTTVIEVGINVPNATVMMIENAERFGLAQLHQLRGRVGRGKEQSYCIMVNASSDEGIQKRLEILNKSNDGFFIASEDLKLRGPGDIFGIRQSGELEFKLGDIFTDADLLKTVSEEVREILDADPDLSGEENRELGKRLGEYLEESYSRLNL; encoded by the coding sequence ATGGACAGACAGCCGTTGACGGCAATTAAGGGAGTCGGGGAAAAGACAGCCAGACTCTTTTCAAAGCTGAATGTAACCAATGTGGAGGAACTGCTGCACTATTATCCCAGGGCGTATGACGCCTTCAGAGAGCCGCAGCCTGTTAAAAGCCTTGTGCCGGAAACCACAGCTGCGGTGGAGGGGGTCCTCACAAAAACAGCAGACGTGGTCAGATTCAGCCATCTGCAGGTGACTATGGTGCATTTGAGGGATGAGACGGGAACCGTACAGCTCAACTGGTATAATATGCCCTTTCTGCGCTCCACCCTGAAGGCAGGGGAGCGGTTCGTGTTCAGGGGAAAGGTGGCAAAGAAGAGAGGAAAGCTGGTGATGGAGCAGCCGGAGATATACCGGCCGGCTCAGTACAGCGCCCTTGTGCATTCCATGCAGCCGGTGTACGGCCAGACAAAGGGGCTTGGAAATAAGACCATCGCAAAGGCAGTGGCCCAGGCCCTCTCTGAGAGAGAGCTGGAGAGGGATTACATGCCTGAACGGCTCAGGGAAAAGTACGAGCTTGCAGAGTACAACTTTGCTCTGGAACATATCCACTTCCCGAAAGATGAGGCGGAGCTTTTGTTTTCCAGAAAACGCCTGGTATTTGACGAATTTTTCATGTTCCTTCTCTCTGTCAGACTTCTGAAGGAGAAGAAGGCTGACACCAAGAGCCTGTATGTGATGGAGCCCAGGCCTGAGGTGCAGAGGCTGAAGGACAGCCTTCCCTACAGTCTCACAAAGGCTCAGGAGAAGGTTTTAAAAGAGGTGTACGCGGATCTGTCAGGGGGCCAGGTGATGAACCGGCTGGTGCAGGGAGATGTGGGCTCCGGAAAGACGATTATCGCGATCCTGGCTCTTTTGCAGGCGGCATACAACGGGTATCAGGGAGCGCTGATGGTGCCGACGGAGGTGCTGGCAAGGCAGCATCTGGAATCCATGGAGGAACTGTTTGCCGCCCACGGCATAGAGAAGAAAGCGATCCTTCTGACCGGTTCCATGACGGCAAAGGAAAAGCGCATGGCCTACCAGAAAATCGAGAGCCACGAGGCGGACATTATTGTGGGAACTCATGCGCTGATCCAGGAGAAGGTCATCTATGACAAGCTGGCTCTCGTCATTACAGATGAGCAGCACCGCTTCGGTGTCGCCCAGAGGGAAATGCTGGGGAACAAGGGAACGGAACCCCACGTCCTGGTCATGAGCGCAACTCCCATTCCGAGGACGTTAGCCATCATCATCTACGGCGATCTGGATATTTCCATTATCGATGAGCTTCCGGCCAACAGAAAACCCATCAAAAACTGCGTGGTGGGCACGGACTACAGGAAGAACGCCTACCGGTTTATCGAGCGGGAGGCGGCGGCAGGCCGCCAGGCCTATGTCATCTGTCCCATGGTGGAACCCAGTGAGATGATAGAGGCGGAAAATGTGGTGGACTACACAAAAAAGCTCAGAGAAAACCTGCCGGAGTCTGTGAGGGTCGAGTACCTGCACGGAAAAATGAAGCCCAAGGAGAAAAATCTGCTGATGGAGCAGTTTGCCGAAGGTGAGATCCAGGTGCTGGTGTCCACAACAGTCATCGAGGTTGGAATCAACGTGCCCAACGCCACTGTTATGATGATTGAGAATGCAGAGCGGTTCGGCCTGGCCCAGCTTCACCAGCTCAGGGGCCGTGTGGGAAGGGGAAAAGAGCAGTCCTACTGCATTATGGTAAACGCTTCCTCAGACGAGGGCATTCAGAAGCGGCTGGAGATCTTAAACAAGTCAAACGACGGATTTTTCATTGCCTCCGAGGATCTCAAGCTGAGAGGGCCTGGAGACATCTTCGGAATCCGCCAGAGCGGAGAGCTGGAATTTAAGCTGGGAGACATTTTCACAGACGCGGATCTGTTAAAAACCGTGTCGGAGGAGGTCAGGGAGATTCTTGACGCGGATCCGGATCTGTCCGGAGAGGAGAACAGAGAGCTTGGAAAGCGCCTGGGAGAATACCTGGAGGAGAGCTACAGCCGGCTGAACCTGTAG
- a CDS encoding LD-carboxypeptidase, whose protein sequence is MEKMEKKEEREAGKPVKIGLVCCSNGLSESFKPAFQELLSVLKGAGAEPVCGKFLFAGRKGGAAGTARERAGELTDLYCDPSIRAVFDLSGGDYANEILPWIDYGAIKRAKEDKLLFGYSDLTCVLNAVYTKTGRRCGLYQLRNVLRPEGRGQLEALVSSLRPENAGSTRESFQETILTRKPRSLWELSCRFVQGSALEGTAVGGNIRCFLKLSGTPYFPDLEGKILILEANSGRADRITACVAQLSQMGAFEKIRGILLGTFSELEREEGPQAAERLVLPFAGQLPVAVTREIGHGADARCALIGGLIRTAENG, encoded by the coding sequence ATGGAAAAGATGGAAAAGAAGGAAGAGAGAGAAGCTGGAAAACCAGTAAAAATCGGCCTGGTGTGCTGCTCCAACGGCCTTTCGGAGAGCTTTAAGCCTGCTTTTCAGGAGCTTCTCTCTGTCCTAAAGGGCGCAGGGGCAGAGCCGGTCTGCGGAAAGTTCCTGTTTGCCGGCCGGAAGGGAGGCGCCGCGGGCACAGCCAGGGAGAGAGCCGGGGAGCTGACGGACCTGTACTGCGACCCGTCCATCAGAGCTGTCTTCGACCTGTCCGGCGGAGACTATGCAAATGAGATCCTGCCCTGGATCGACTACGGGGCAATTAAGAGAGCTAAAGAGGATAAGCTCCTGTTTGGATACAGCGATCTGACCTGTGTACTCAACGCTGTCTATACCAAAACGGGACGCAGGTGCGGCCTCTACCAGTTAAGAAACGTTCTACGGCCGGAGGGAAGAGGACAGCTGGAGGCCCTTGTGTCTTCCCTGCGGCCGGAAAATGCAGGGAGTACCCGGGAAAGCTTTCAGGAAACGATCCTGACCCGGAAGCCCCGCTCCCTGTGGGAGCTGTCCTGCCGCTTTGTGCAGGGAAGCGCCCTGGAGGGGACTGCTGTGGGGGGAAATATCCGATGCTTTCTGAAACTTTCAGGCACCCCCTATTTTCCAGATCTGGAAGGGAAGATTCTGATCCTGGAGGCCAACAGCGGGAGGGCAGACCGGATCACGGCCTGTGTGGCACAGCTCTCTCAGATGGGAGCCTTTGAAAAAATCAGGGGAATCCTTTTAGGAACCTTTTCAGAACTGGAGCGGGAGGAAGGCCCCCAGGCCGCAGAGAGGCTGGTTCTTCCCTTTGCGGGGCAGCTGCCTGTGGCAGTCACCAGAGAGATCGGCCACGGGGCAGACGCCAGGTGTGCCCTGATAGGGGGACTGATTAGAACGGCTGAGAATGGCTGA
- a CDS encoding ribose-phosphate pyrophosphokinase: MSNDYVFKDRLPVAPLKIAALESCRDLAAKVNDHIINFRRNDAEELKKRQENLQFRGYDADSYLLSCSCPRFGSGEAKGAVHESVRGTDIYAMVDVTNYSLTYNISGFTNHMSPDDHFQDLKRIIGATASTAHRVNVVMPFLYEGRQHKRTSRESLDCAMMLEELVNMGVENFITFDAHDPRVQNAIPLNGFDNFMPTYQFVKAIFKHDKTLKIDKEHLMVISPDEGAMNRAVYLANNLGVDMGMFYKRRDYSKIVNGRNPIVAHEFLGSSVEGKTVLIIDDMISSGESMLDTAKALKDRKAARVLICCTFGLFTNGLEKFDDFYNKEYIDCVITTNLNYRTPELLKREWYVEADMSKFIAAIINSLNHNASLENALTSTEKIQNLIRRYNEANR, from the coding sequence ATGTCGAATGACTATGTATTTAAGGACCGGCTTCCGGTAGCACCTTTAAAAATCGCTGCTCTGGAGAGCTGCCGTGATCTGGCTGCAAAGGTCAATGACCACATTATCAATTTCCGCCGCAATGATGCCGAGGAGCTGAAAAAAAGGCAGGAAAATCTGCAGTTTCGCGGCTATGATGCAGATTCCTATCTGTTAAGCTGCTCCTGTCCCCGCTTCGGAAGCGGAGAGGCAAAGGGCGCTGTCCATGAATCTGTGCGCGGAACAGACATCTATGCCATGGTGGATGTGACCAACTACAGCCTGACTTACAATATCAGCGGCTTTACCAACCATATGTCCCCGGATGATCACTTCCAGGATCTGAAGCGAATCATCGGCGCCACTGCTTCCACTGCCCACCGCGTCAACGTGGTTATGCCATTTTTATATGAGGGCAGACAGCACAAGAGAACCTCCCGGGAGTCCTTAGACTGTGCTATGATGCTGGAGGAGCTTGTAAACATGGGCGTTGAGAATTTTATCACCTTCGATGCCCACGATCCGAGAGTGCAGAACGCCATCCCGCTCAACGGCTTCGACAATTTCATGCCCACCTACCAGTTTGTGAAGGCAATCTTCAAACACGACAAGACTCTTAAGATTGACAAGGAGCACCTGATGGTCATCAGCCCTGATGAGGGCGCCATGAACCGTGCAGTTTACCTGGCAAACAACCTGGGAGTTGATATGGGTATGTTCTATAAGCGCCGCGACTACTCCAAGATCGTAAACGGAAGAAACCCGATTGTGGCCCACGAATTCCTCGGCTCCTCCGTGGAGGGAAAGACGGTTCTGATCATTGACGATATGATCTCCTCCGGCGAGAGCATGCTCGACACAGCCAAGGCTTTAAAGGACAGAAAGGCAGCCCGCGTGCTCATCTGCTGCACCTTCGGTCTTTTCACCAACGGCCTTGAGAAGTTTGACGATTTCTACAACAAGGAATACATTGACTGCGTTATCACAACCAACTTAAACTACAGAACACCGGAGCTCTTAAAGAGGGAGTGGTATGTAGAGGCTGATATGAGCAAGTTTATCGCAGCTATTATCAATTCCTTAAATCACAATGCTTCCCTTGAGAATGCCCTGACTTCTACAGAGAAGATTCAGAACCTGATCAGAAGATACAACGAGGCAAACAGATAG